A region from the Agrobacterium cucumeris genome encodes:
- a CDS encoding DUF1883 domain-containing protein, translated as MARPNFRFTHYDLKELRAGTTIEISLSAVNNVRLMTGANFQRFTELLDFKYLGGVAKKSPIRIAIPETMHWHLVIDAEGHSGLAESSVKMLPAQPQVAPQRKAS; from the coding sequence ATGGCACGGCCGAATTTCCGCTTTACGCATTACGACCTGAAGGAATTGCGGGCTGGGACGACCATTGAAATATCGCTGTCGGCCGTCAACAATGTGCGGCTGATGACAGGCGCGAATTTCCAGCGCTTCACCGAACTGCTCGACTTCAAATATCTCGGCGGCGTCGCGAAAAAATCACCGATCCGCATCGCCATTCCGGAAACGATGCACTGGCACCTGGTGATCGACGCCGAGGGGCATAGTGGCCTGGCGGAGTCCTCGGTAAAGATGCTGCCGGCACAGCCGCAGGTCGCGCCGCAGCGCAAAGCGTCCTGA
- a CDS encoding lysozyme inhibitor LprI family protein: MHLKQTFLACGLLLCASTLGSPASAASFDCTKTDLAADEKAICDNRALNDQDVKMATTFDILTQLMAMGARDTLREEQSQWLKKRQECAADVACLTGAYDERMKKLGEAFQSINRPL, encoded by the coding sequence ATGCATCTGAAACAGACTTTCCTCGCCTGCGGCCTCCTCCTCTGCGCCTCCACTCTCGGCTCGCCAGCTTCGGCAGCCAGCTTTGATTGCACCAAGACCGATCTGGCGGCGGATGAAAAGGCGATCTGCGACAACCGTGCCCTGAACGACCAGGACGTGAAGATGGCCACCACCTTCGATATCCTCACCCAGCTCATGGCCATGGGCGCCCGTGACACACTGCGCGAGGAGCAGAGCCAATGGTTGAAGAAACGCCAGGAATGCGCGGCGGATGTCGCCTGCCTGACGGGCGCTTACGATGAGCGAATGAAGAAGCTCGGCGAAGCTTTCCAGAGCATCAACAGACCCCTTTGA
- a CDS encoding replication-associated recombination protein A, with protein sequence MSDDLFAPQVPVEVANRRPLADRLRPKTLAEVSGQAHLTGEEGVLRRMIDSGSLGSMIFWGPPGTGKTTVARLLSGEAGLAFEQISAIFSGVADLKKVFEAARTRRMNGRQTLLFVDEIHRFNRAQQDSFLPVMEDGTIILVGATTENPSFELNAALLSRARVLTFGSHDEDSLSELLKRAEEAEGKPLPLTEDARASLIRMADGDGRAVLTLAEEVWRAARKDETFDTEGLTRIVQRRAPVYDKSQDGHYNLISALHKSVRGSDPDAALYYLARMFDAGEDPLYLGRRLVRMAVEDIGLADPQALAVCNAAKDAYDYLGSPEGELALAQACVYLATAPKSNAVYTAFKSAMRAAKENGSLVPPKHILNAPTKLMKGEGYGDGYRYDHDEPDAFSGQDYFPEKMGRTTFYDPPDRGFEREIRKRLDWWAKLRRERGGR encoded by the coding sequence ATGAGTGATGACCTCTTCGCCCCGCAAGTGCCTGTCGAGGTCGCCAATCGGCGGCCTCTTGCCGATCGCCTGCGTCCAAAGACACTGGCCGAGGTAAGCGGGCAGGCGCATCTGACGGGCGAGGAGGGCGTGCTGCGCCGCATGATCGACAGCGGCTCACTGGGATCGATGATCTTCTGGGGGCCGCCCGGAACCGGCAAGACGACGGTTGCCCGTCTGCTTTCGGGTGAAGCGGGACTGGCTTTCGAGCAAATCTCGGCGATCTTTTCCGGGGTCGCTGACCTCAAGAAAGTATTCGAGGCCGCGCGCACCCGCCGGATGAATGGCCGGCAGACACTGCTGTTCGTTGACGAGATACACCGTTTCAACCGCGCCCAGCAGGATAGCTTCCTGCCGGTGATGGAGGATGGCACCATCATTCTGGTGGGCGCCACCACCGAAAACCCGTCCTTCGAACTCAACGCCGCTCTTTTGTCGCGGGCGCGGGTGCTGACATTTGGTTCGCATGATGAGGATAGTCTCAGTGAACTTCTGAAACGCGCCGAGGAAGCGGAGGGCAAACCTCTGCCACTGACGGAAGACGCGCGAGCGAGCCTCATCCGCATGGCGGATGGCGATGGCCGTGCCGTGCTGACGCTCGCCGAGGAGGTCTGGCGGGCGGCGCGCAAGGATGAGACCTTCGATACCGAAGGGCTGACACGCATCGTGCAGCGGCGCGCCCCGGTTTACGACAAGAGCCAGGACGGTCACTACAATCTCATTTCGGCGCTGCATAAGTCGGTTCGCGGCTCGGATCCGGATGCGGCGCTTTATTATCTGGCCCGCATGTTTGATGCCGGCGAAGATCCGCTTTATCTGGGGCGGCGGCTGGTGCGCATGGCGGTGGAAGATATCGGCCTTGCCGATCCGCAGGCGCTGGCGGTCTGCAATGCCGCCAAGGATGCCTATGATTATCTCGGTTCACCCGAGGGCGAGCTGGCGCTGGCGCAGGCCTGCGTTTATCTCGCCACCGCACCGAAATCCAACGCCGTTTACACGGCCTTCAAATCGGCAATGCGGGCGGCCAAGGAGAACGGCTCGCTGGTGCCGCCGAAACACATTCTCAATGCCCCGACCAAGCTGATGAAGGGTGAGGGGTACGGCGACGGCTACCGTTATGACCATGACGAGCCAGACGCCTTTTCGGGGCAGGATTATTTCCCGGAAAAAATGGGCCGCACGACCTTTTACGATCCGCCCGACAGGGGTTTCGAGCGGGAAATCCGCAAACGTCTCGACTGGTGGGCGAAGCTGCGCCGTGAGCGTGGGGGGCGTTAG
- a CDS encoding DegQ family serine endoprotease: protein MRSVLKYLSTGFFAALILLPAGAQAQDNKTVPSSHTEMQLSFAPLVKRTAGAVVNVYAERAVQRRLSPFAGDPFFEQFFGQQMPNRTEKQSSLGSGVIVTAGGLVVTNNHVIDGADDIKVALADGREFSSKVLMKDDRIDLAILQIDAKEQFPVLSLGNSDTIEVGDLVLAIGNPFGVGQTVTSGIVSGLARNQVTQGDFGFFIQTDASINPGNSGGALMNMAGELIGINTAIFSKGGGSNGIGFAIPANLVRVFVAAAERGDANFQRPYIGATFDPVTSDVAEALGLHRARGALVVSVVKDGPAEKAGIEPGQVVTAVNGFEVEHPDALGYRLTTAGIGKSAELTVMDKGKEKKLTIALDTAPETAPRDERLVEGRNPFAGATVANLSPKLADELRMPSQVTGVVITDVKRGSPAYRVGFQPKDVILSLNGADIGSTAAVEKALDDNPGFWRVEILRDGQRIRQFLR, encoded by the coding sequence ATGCGAAGCGTGTTGAAGTATCTGTCCACCGGCTTTTTCGCCGCGCTCATTCTCCTGCCCGCGGGCGCGCAGGCGCAGGACAACAAGACCGTACCGTCAAGCCACACGGAAATGCAGCTTTCCTTCGCGCCGCTGGTCAAGCGCACCGCGGGTGCTGTGGTCAATGTCTATGCCGAACGTGCCGTGCAGCGGCGTCTGTCGCCCTTTGCCGGCGACCCGTTCTTCGAGCAGTTCTTCGGCCAGCAGATGCCGAACCGCACGGAAAAGCAGTCGTCGCTCGGCTCGGGCGTGATCGTCACCGCCGGCGGTCTGGTCGTGACCAACAACCATGTCATCGATGGTGCCGACGACATCAAGGTAGCGCTGGCGGATGGACGCGAGTTTTCCTCCAAGGTGCTGATGAAGGACGACCGTATCGACCTTGCCATTCTGCAGATCGATGCCAAGGAGCAGTTCCCCGTGCTGTCGCTTGGCAATTCTGACACCATCGAGGTGGGTGATCTGGTGCTGGCCATCGGCAACCCCTTCGGTGTCGGCCAGACGGTGACCAGCGGCATCGTTTCGGGTCTGGCGCGTAATCAGGTGACGCAGGGCGATTTCGGCTTCTTCATCCAGACCGATGCTTCCATCAACCCCGGCAATTCCGGTGGTGCGCTGATGAACATGGCCGGTGAGCTGATCGGCATCAATACCGCGATCTTCTCCAAGGGAGGCGGGTCTAACGGCATCGGCTTTGCCATTCCTGCCAACCTCGTCCGCGTGTTCGTCGCTGCGGCCGAACGCGGCGATGCAAACTTTCAGCGGCCCTATATTGGCGCGACTTTCGATCCCGTAACCTCTGATGTCGCCGAGGCGCTTGGTCTGCATCGCGCCCGTGGTGCGCTGGTCGTCAGTGTCGTCAAGGATGGCCCGGCGGAGAAGGCGGGCATCGAGCCGGGACAGGTTGTTACCGCAGTCAACGGTTTCGAGGTCGAGCATCCCGATGCGCTGGGTTATCGCCTGACGACGGCGGGCATCGGCAAATCCGCCGAGCTTACCGTGATGGACAAGGGCAAGGAAAAGAAGCTGACCATCGCACTCGACACGGCGCCGGAAACCGCGCCGCGGGATGAGCGCCTGGTCGAAGGCCGCAATCCCTTCGCTGGCGCCACCGTCGCCAATCTTTCGCCGAAGCTTGCCGATGAGCTGCGCATGCCGTCGCAGGTGACGGGCGTGGTCATCACCGATGTGAAGCGTGGTTCGCCAGCCTATCGCGTCGGTTTCCAGCCGAAGGACGTGATCCTGTCGCTGAATGGCGCGGATATCGGCTCCACGGCTGCGGTCGAGAAGGCGCTGGATGACAATCCCGGTTTCTGGCGGGTCGAAATCCTGCGCGACGGCCAGCGCATCCGGCAGTTCCTGCGATGA
- a CDS encoding methyl-accepting chemotaxis protein translates to MKNVTISMRLYALVALFLTILTAALTFSLFETFHEMERERKAGLAAMNETAVAILEQYYRLEQSGSLTREAAQQQAKTTIAAMRYGNGSGYFWINDMHPNMVMHPIKPEMNGTDLTANKDPNGKALFVEFVNTVKAGGQGFVDYYWPKPGAPDPVEKFSHVAGFAPWGWIVGTGVYVDDLEAVFWSDAYFNIGLCVLSALLVIGVAAAVVRSVTRPIDLIRQSMKRIADGDGAAEIQFADRRNEIGAIAKTLLVLRDSVNERSALQAREADQQRALEEARRGNETVLRSASERQAHAMTQLGNSLEALANGDLTVELADIGADYEKLRMDFNRAVGALHGAIEAIARTGDVVNDSASDISGATGNLSRRTEQQAAALEETAAALDEITATVRTASERANEARQMVQDTKTSAGRSGEIVRNAVDAMGRIEDSSKRIGQIISVIDEIAFQTNLLALNAGVEAARAGEAGRGFAVVAQEVRELAQRSANAAKEIKTLINRSAEEVGGGVALVRSTGDALEEIVALVNRVEGHVNSIATAAREQATGLQEINTSVNHMDQMTQQNAAMVEETTAASQTLAEESQQLRSLLSRFELGHGAGREVSRAA, encoded by the coding sequence ATGAAAAACGTTACGATATCTATGCGTCTTTATGCGCTTGTCGCATTGTTTCTGACAATATTGACCGCGGCGCTGACATTCAGCCTTTTTGAAACCTTCCACGAGATGGAGCGCGAGCGCAAAGCCGGGCTTGCGGCGATGAACGAAACCGCCGTTGCCATTCTCGAGCAATATTATCGTCTGGAGCAGAGTGGCAGCCTGACACGGGAAGCCGCGCAGCAGCAGGCCAAAACGACAATCGCGGCGATGCGTTATGGCAATGGCAGCGGTTATTTCTGGATCAACGACATGCATCCCAATATGGTGATGCATCCGATCAAGCCTGAAATGAACGGCACCGACCTTACCGCCAACAAGGATCCGAACGGTAAGGCGCTGTTCGTCGAATTCGTGAACACGGTGAAGGCGGGTGGTCAGGGTTTTGTCGATTATTATTGGCCGAAACCCGGCGCGCCGGACCCGGTGGAGAAGTTTTCCCATGTCGCCGGTTTCGCCCCCTGGGGATGGATTGTCGGTACCGGTGTTTATGTGGACGATCTTGAGGCGGTGTTCTGGAGCGATGCCTATTTCAACATCGGTCTGTGCGTTCTGTCTGCCCTTCTGGTCATCGGCGTGGCAGCTGCCGTCGTGCGCAGCGTGACGCGACCGATCGATCTTATTCGCCAGAGCATGAAGCGGATCGCCGATGGTGACGGCGCGGCCGAAATCCAGTTCGCTGACCGCCGCAACGAAATCGGCGCGATTGCCAAGACGCTTCTGGTCTTGCGTGACAGCGTCAATGAGCGCAGCGCCCTGCAGGCCCGTGAGGCTGACCAGCAGCGGGCACTGGAAGAGGCGCGGCGGGGCAATGAAACGGTTCTGCGCTCCGCGTCTGAACGTCAGGCCCATGCCATGACCCAGCTCGGCAATTCGCTGGAGGCGCTTGCCAATGGCGATCTGACCGTCGAGCTTGCCGATATTGGCGCGGATTATGAAAAACTGCGCATGGATTTCAATCGTGCGGTTGGCGCATTGCACGGCGCCATCGAGGCGATTGCCCGAACCGGCGATGTCGTTAATGACAGCGCCTCCGATATCAGCGGCGCGACGGGTAATCTTTCACGCCGGACCGAACAGCAGGCGGCGGCGCTGGAGGAAACGGCAGCGGCCCTTGACGAGATTACCGCCACCGTGCGCACCGCTTCTGAACGGGCCAATGAGGCGCGGCAGATGGTGCAGGACACAAAAACCAGCGCCGGTCGCTCGGGCGAGATCGTTCGAAACGCCGTCGATGCCATGGGCCGTATCGAGGATTCCTCCAAACGCATCGGTCAGATCATCTCCGTCATCGACGAGATCGCTTTCCAGACCAATCTGCTGGCGCTGAATGCCGGGGTTGAGGCCGCACGGGCGGGCGAAGCGGGACGTGGTTTTGCCGTGGTGGCGCAGGAGGTTCGCGAACTGGCACAACGCTCCGCCAATGCGGCCAAGGAGATCAAGACCCTCATCAACCGTTCGGCGGAAGAGGTCGGCGGCGGTGTCGCGCTCGTGCGTTCCACGGGCGATGCGCTGGAAGAGATCGTGGCGCTGGTCAACCGCGTCGAAGGTCATGTGAATTCCATCGCCACGGCGGCGCGGGAACAGGCGACCGGCCTGCAGGAGATCAATACCTCCGTCAACCATATGGATCAGATGACGCAGCAGAATGCCGCCATGGTGGAAGAGACAACGGCGGCCAGCCAGACGCTTGCCGAGGAAAGCCAGCAGCTGCGCTCGCTGCTTTCCCGTTTCGAACTCGGACACGGGGCAGGGCGCGAGGTTTCTCGGGCCGCGTGA
- a CDS encoding serine hydrolase domain-containing protein encodes MKRRTALALIACLPFAPLTRAQSSGNGARFDPLLRDADALSSLKAVIVSIDGEEVASRAYHGASLNGSTNIKSASKSVISALVGMAIDRKILSGADQPIATILRSDFPPNPDPRLERVTIGNLLSMQSGLERMSGPNYGRWVASRNWVRMALGSGFAGEPDGGMLYSTGSTHLLSAILTRASGRSTLSLARDWFRPLEGFAIGGWERDPQGIYLGGNQMAMTARSLLAFGELYRRGGVTPGGERLISQEWIDQSWQQRTNSVFNGDGYGYCWFIKEMAGEMVYYAWGYGGQMLYIVPAKRLSVVMTSREDAPSARTGYRDQLHGLMENIIRAA; translated from the coding sequence ATGAAAAGACGAACCGCACTCGCCCTCATCGCCTGCCTGCCTTTCGCCCCGCTTACCCGCGCGCAGAGCTCCGGAAATGGCGCCCGTTTTGATCCATTGCTGAGGGACGCGGATGCGCTTTCGAGCCTCAAGGCCGTCATCGTCAGCATCGACGGGGAGGAGGTCGCCAGCCGCGCCTATCATGGCGCGAGCCTTAACGGCTCCACCAACATCAAGTCGGCATCGAAATCGGTCATTTCGGCACTGGTCGGCATGGCGATCGACCGGAAGATACTCTCTGGTGCCGATCAGCCGATTGCGACCATCCTGCGCAGCGATTTTCCGCCGAATCCCGATCCACGGCTGGAGAGGGTCACCATCGGCAACCTGCTTTCGATGCAATCCGGTCTGGAGCGCATGTCCGGCCCGAATTATGGGCGCTGGGTTGCCAGCCGCAACTGGGTGCGCATGGCGCTGGGGTCCGGTTTTGCCGGAGAGCCTGATGGTGGCATGCTTTATTCCACCGGCTCCACACATCTGCTTTCGGCGATATTGACCAGGGCCTCCGGCCGCTCGACGCTCTCTCTGGCGCGAGACTGGTTCCGGCCGCTGGAGGGATTTGCCATTGGTGGCTGGGAGCGCGATCCGCAGGGCATTTATCTTGGCGGTAACCAGATGGCGATGACGGCGCGCTCATTGCTGGCCTTTGGCGAGCTTTACAGGCGGGGCGGGGTAACACCCGGGGGTGAGCGGCTGATCTCACAGGAATGGATCGACCAGTCCTGGCAACAGCGCACCAACTCCGTCTTCAACGGTGATGGATACGGCTATTGCTGGTTCATCAAGGAGATGGCGGGAGAAATGGTCTATTACGCCTGGGGTTATGGCGGGCAGATGCTCTACATCGTTCCCGCCAAGCGCCTGTCCGTGGTGATGACCTCACGTGAGGATGCGCCTTCAGCTAGAACCGGGTATCGCGATCAGCTGCACGGTCTCATGGAGAACATCATCCGTGCAGCCTGA